A window of the Lolium perenne isolate Kyuss_39 chromosome 7, Kyuss_2.0, whole genome shotgun sequence genome harbors these coding sequences:
- the LOC127312993 gene encoding uncharacterized protein — translation MCGKLDEFHLLMEQKGVPDGEFKGVRSLVAKPPTASTSRPNSMVVKKVCPREYIPPHIVAEAISTLHGLDLRWSGPITPGERLYVEQYVMAKYPQYSHGLIEEESCDKDDLYSTYYSTGSMTSPEGGSSERRRSSPTGSPSSARPDIDMVRLEPSRLLDILTKKSSFTGSFISIPEIQARNRVLRHCGLTDDEYLVLFAATPKDAMMLVGESYPFFRNNYYMSILGEDRDCIRAFASYKEAKVIAAPESWLDLRIKGSQLSQYFRRKSKLAPKGLFAYPAVSAADSDGVAPPPPSYSLHWVSEAHRNAWHVLLDATALVIGEDRLPLTLHRPDLVLCTLDDTHSQKPSAMVTCLLVRRRSFDTSTLSQPQQQKQ, via the exons ATGTGTGGGAAATTGGATGAGTTTCATCTCCTCATGGAACAAAAG GGTGTACCCGATGGAGAATTTAaaggagttcgttccttggtagccAAACCTCCAACTGCGAGCACTTCAAGGCCAAACAGCATGGTTGTTAAG AAGGTGTGCCCACGGGAGTACATCCCGCCGCACATCGTCGCGGAGGCTATCTCGACGCTACACGGCCTCGATCTGCGGTGGTCGGGGCCGATCACGCCCGGCGAGCGGCTTTACGTGGAGCAGTACGTGATGGCTAAGTACCCGCAGTACTCACACGGCCTCATCGAGGAGGAAAGCTGCGACAAGGACGACCTCTACTCCACCTACTACAGCACTGGCAGTATGACCTCGCCGGAGGGTGGATCTAGTGAGAGGCGGAGGTCGTCGCCGACGGGGTCACCATCGTCGGCGAGGCCAGACATCGACATGGTTAGGCTGGAGCCGTCGCGGCTGCTGGACATCCTGACAAAGAAGTCATCCTTCACGGGAAGTTTCATCTCCATACCCGAGATCCAGGCCCGGAATAGGGTGCTCCGGCACTGCGGGCTTACCGACGACGAGTACCTCGTGCTTTTCGCCGCCACGCCCAAGGACGCAATGATGCTG GTCGGTGAGAGCTACCCATTCTTCCGGAACAACTACTACATGTCGATCCTAGGTGAGGACCGCGACTGCATCCGCGCCTTCGCTTCGTACAAGGAGGCTAAGGTCATCGCCGCGCCGGAATCCTGGCTGGACCTCCGCATCAAGGGCTCTCAGCTGAGCCAGTACTTCCGCCGCAAGTCCAAGCTCGCGCCCAAGGGCCTCTTCGCCTACCCCGCCGTCTCAGCCGCAGATAGTGACGGAGTTGCTCCGCCTCCGCCAAGTTACTCCCTGCACTGGGTCTCGGAGGCGCATCGCAACGCCTGGCACGTTCTCCTGGACGCCACCGCACTGGTCATCGGCGAGGACCGGCTCCCGCTGACGCTGCACCGGCCAGACCTCGTGTTGTGCACGCTCGACGACACGCACTCGCAGAAGCCGTCCGCCATGGTCACCTGCTTACTCGTAAGGCGGAGGTCCTTCGACACGTCCACCCTATCGCAGCCGCAGCAGCAGAAGCAGTGA